A region from the Enterobacter roggenkampii genome encodes:
- the arcB gene encoding aerobic respiration two-component sensor histidine kinase ArcB — MKQIRMLAQYYVDLMMKLGLVRFSMLLALALVVLAIVVQMAVTMVLHGQVESIDVIRSIFFGLLITPWAVYFLSVVVEQLEESRQRLSKLVDKLEEMRERDLKLNVQLKDNIAQLNQEISDREKAEAERQATLEQLKIEMKEREVTQIQLEQQSSFLRSFLDASPDLVFYRNEDKEFSGCNRAMELLTGKSEKQLIHLKPQDVYSEEAAAKVMETDEKVFRHNVSLTYEQWLDYPDGRKACFEIRKVPYYDRVGKRHGLMGFGRDITERKRYQDALERASRDKTTFISTISHELRTPLNGIVGLSRILLDTDLTAEQEKYLKTIHVSAVTLGNIFNDIIDMDKMERRKVQLDNQPVDFTSFLADLENLSGLQAQQKGLSFVMEPTLPLPHKVVTDGTRLRQILWNLISNAVKFTQKGKVAVRIRYDEGDMLHFEVEDSGMGIPLEEQDKIFAMYYQVKDSNGGKPATGTGIGLAVSKRLAKSMGGDITVASQPGKGSTFTLTVHAPAVAEEVEDTFENDDMPLPALHVLLVEDIELNVIVARSVLEKLGNSVDVAMTGKAALEMFKPGEYDLVLLDIQLPDMTGLDISRELTRQYAADELPPLVALTANVLKDKKEYLDAGMDDVLSKPLAVPALTAMIKKFWDTHDEEESTMTSVDSAKAQTILDTAMLEQYIDLVGPKLITDGLAVFEKMMPGYLSVLESNLTARDQKGIVEEGHKIKGAAGSVGLRHLQQLGQQIQSPDLPAWEDNVGDWVEEMKQEWQNDVAVLKAWVDARKK, encoded by the coding sequence ATGAAGCAAATTCGAATGCTTGCCCAGTATTACGTCGACCTGATGATGAAGCTTGGGCTGGTGCGTTTTTCCATGCTGCTTGCGCTGGCGCTGGTCGTTCTGGCCATTGTCGTGCAAATGGCGGTTACCATGGTTCTGCATGGTCAGGTCGAGAGTATCGACGTCATCCGCTCCATCTTCTTTGGCTTGCTTATTACTCCCTGGGCGGTCTATTTCCTTTCCGTGGTGGTTGAACAGCTGGAAGAGTCCCGTCAGCGTTTGTCTAAGCTGGTGGATAAGCTGGAAGAGATGCGCGAGCGCGACCTGAAGCTCAACGTCCAGCTCAAAGACAACATTGCGCAGCTGAATCAGGAGATTTCAGATCGTGAGAAAGCGGAGGCCGAGCGTCAGGCCACCCTGGAACAGCTGAAAATCGAAATGAAAGAGCGCGAGGTCACGCAGATCCAGCTTGAGCAGCAATCTTCTTTCCTGCGATCGTTCCTGGATGCGTCGCCGGATCTGGTGTTCTACCGTAATGAAGATAAAGAGTTTTCCGGCTGTAACCGGGCGATGGAGCTGCTCACCGGGAAAAGCGAGAAGCAGCTGATACACCTGAAGCCGCAGGACGTTTACTCTGAAGAGGCGGCGGCCAAGGTCATGGAGACCGACGAAAAAGTCTTCCGTCATAACGTCTCGCTGACCTATGAACAGTGGCTGGATTACCCGGACGGGCGCAAAGCCTGCTTTGAGATCCGTAAGGTGCCCTACTATGACCGCGTGGGGAAACGCCACGGCCTGATGGGCTTTGGCCGCGATATTACCGAGCGTAAGCGCTATCAGGATGCCCTGGAGCGCGCCAGCCGCGACAAGACCACCTTTATCTCCACCATCAGCCACGAGCTGCGTACGCCGCTTAACGGCATCGTCGGGTTGAGCCGTATTCTGCTGGATACCGACCTGACCGCAGAGCAGGAAAAATACCTCAAGACTATCCATGTTTCAGCGGTCACGCTGGGTAATATCTTCAACGATATTATTGATATGGATAAGATGGAGCGCCGTAAAGTTCAGCTTGATAACCAGCCTGTGGATTTCACCAGCTTCCTTGCCGATCTGGAAAACCTGTCTGGCCTGCAGGCGCAGCAGAAGGGATTGAGCTTTGTCATGGAGCCAACCCTGCCGCTGCCGCATAAAGTGGTGACGGACGGCACGCGACTGCGCCAGATCCTGTGGAACCTGATCAGCAACGCGGTGAAATTTACCCAGAAAGGAAAGGTTGCGGTGCGTATCCGCTATGACGAAGGTGACATGCTGCACTTCGAGGTGGAAGACTCCGGGATGGGTATTCCGCTGGAGGAGCAGGACAAAATCTTCGCCATGTACTATCAGGTGAAGGACAGCAACGGTGGGAAACCGGCCACCGGTACGGGCATTGGCCTGGCGGTCTCTAAACGTCTGGCGAAGAGTATGGGCGGCGATATCACCGTTGCCAGCCAGCCGGGCAAAGGGTCAACCTTCACGCTGACGGTCCATGCCCCTGCGGTGGCGGAAGAGGTAGAGGATACCTTTGAAAATGACGATATGCCGCTGCCTGCCCTGCACGTCCTGCTGGTGGAAGATATTGAGCTGAACGTAATTGTGGCGCGCTCTGTGCTGGAAAAACTGGGCAACAGCGTGGATGTCGCGATGACCGGTAAAGCCGCGCTGGAGATGTTTAAACCCGGCGAATACGATCTTGTTCTGCTGGATATTCAATTACCGGATATGACCGGGCTGGATATCTCGCGCGAGTTGACGCGTCAGTACGCGGCCGACGAACTGCCGCCGCTGGTTGCCCTGACGGCGAACGTGCTGAAAGATAAAAAAGAGTATCTCGATGCCGGTATGGACGATGTACTCAGCAAGCCGCTGGCGGTGCCTGCTCTGACCGCTATGATCAAAAAGTTCTGGGATACCCATGATGAAGAGGAGAGCACCATGACGTCTGTTGATAGCGCAAAAGCCCAAACGATACTCGATACCGCGATGCTGGAGCAGTACATCGATCTGGTGGGGCCGAAACTGATTACCGACGGTCTGGCGGTGTTCGAAAAAATGATGCCGGGCTATCTGAGCGTGCTGGAATCCAACCTGACGGCTCGTGACCAGAAGGGTATCGTGGAAGAAGGACATAAAATCAAAGGTGCCGCCGGCTCGGTTGGCTTACGCCATCTGCAGCAGTTGGGGCAACAGATTCAGTCGCCTGATTTACCTGCATGGGAAGATAACGTGGGTGATTGGGTTGAAGAGATGAAACAGGAATGGCAAAACGATGTGGCGGTGCTAAAAGCCTGGGTTGACGCCAGAAAAAAATGA
- the lptG gene encoding LPS export ABC transporter permease LptG has product MQAFGVLDRYIGKTIFTTIMMTLFMLVSLSGIIKFVDQLKKAGQGSYDALGAGMYTLLSVPKDVQIFFPMAALLGALLGLGMLAQRSELVVMQASGFTRMQVALSVMKTAIPLVLLTMAIGEWVAPQGEQMARNYRAQAMYGGSLLSTQQGLWAKDGKNFVYIERVKGNDELGGVSIYAFDDQRRLQSVRHASSAKFDAEHKQWRLSQVDESNLTDPKQITGSQTVTGTWKTNLTPDKLGVVALDPDALSISGLHNYVKYLKSSGQDAGRYQLNMWSKIFQPMSVAVMMLMALSFIFGPLRSVPMGVRVVTGISFGFVFYVLDQIFGPLTLVYGIPPIIGALLPSASFLLISLWLLLKRS; this is encoded by the coding sequence ATGCAGGCGTTTGGCGTTCTTGATCGCTATATCGGTAAAACCATTTTTACCACCATCATGATGACGTTGTTCATGCTGGTGTCCCTCTCCGGCATTATCAAATTTGTCGATCAGCTGAAAAAAGCCGGGCAGGGGAGCTATGACGCGCTGGGCGCGGGGATGTATACCCTGCTCAGCGTGCCGAAAGATGTGCAGATCTTCTTCCCGATGGCGGCCCTGCTGGGGGCGCTGCTGGGGCTGGGGATGCTGGCGCAGCGCAGTGAGCTGGTCGTTATGCAGGCTTCGGGTTTTACCCGTATGCAGGTCGCGCTGTCGGTAATGAAAACCGCCATCCCCCTGGTGCTGTTGACCATGGCGATTGGCGAGTGGGTCGCGCCGCAGGGCGAACAGATGGCGCGTAACTACCGTGCTCAGGCCATGTACGGCGGCTCACTGCTCTCGACTCAGCAAGGTTTATGGGCGAAAGATGGTAAAAACTTCGTCTACATCGAACGGGTGAAGGGGAATGATGAACTGGGCGGGGTGAGCATCTACGCTTTCGATGACCAGCGCCGTCTGCAGTCCGTTCGCCACGCCTCTTCGGCGAAGTTTGACGCCGAACATAAGCAGTGGCGGTTGTCCCAGGTTGATGAATCTAACCTGACCGATCCGAAACAGATTACGGGTTCTCAGACGGTAACGGGTACGTGGAAAACCAACCTGACGCCCGATAAGCTCGGCGTCGTGGCGCTGGATCCTGACGCGCTCTCCATCAGTGGTTTGCACAACTATGTGAAATACCTGAAGTCGAGCGGACAGGATGCGGGACGCTATCAGCTCAACATGTGGAGCAAAATCTTCCAGCCGATGTCCGTGGCGGTAATGATGCTGATGGCGCTGTCGTTTATCTTCGGCCCGTTGCGCAGCGTGCCGATGGGGGTCCGCGTCGTGACCGGCATCAGCTTCGGCTTTGTGTTCTACGTGCTCGATCAGATCTTCGGTCCGCTGACGCTGGTTTATGGCATTCCGCCGATTATCGGTGCGCTGCTGCCAAGCGCCAGCTTCCTCCTGATCAGTCTCTGGCTGCTATTGAAACGCTCCTGA
- the lptF gene encoding LPS export ABC transporter permease LptF, with translation MIIIRYLVRETLKSQLAILFILLLIFFCQKLVKILGAAVDGEIPTNLVLSLLGLGIPEMAQLILPLSLFLGLLMTLGKLYTESEITVMHACGLSKAVLVKAAMILALFTGIVAAVNVMWAGPLSSRHQDEVLAEAKANPGMAALAQGQFQQATDGNSVLFIESVDGSKFNDVFLAQLRPKGNARPSVVVADSGQLAQRNDGSQVVTLNKGTRFEGTAMLRDFRITDFQNYQAIIGHQTVALDPTDTEQMDMRTLWNTDTNRARAEFHWRITLVFTVFMMALIVVPLSVVNPRQGRVLSMLPAMLLYLIYFLLQTSIRSNGAKGKLDPMVWTWFVNSLYILLALGLNLWDTVPVRRIRARFSRKGAI, from the coding sequence GTGATAATCATAAGATATCTGGTGCGGGAGACGCTCAAAAGCCAACTGGCGATCCTCTTCATCCTGCTGCTGATTTTTTTCTGTCAGAAGCTGGTTAAGATCCTCGGTGCGGCCGTTGACGGCGAAATTCCAACAAATCTGGTGCTTTCCCTGCTTGGTTTAGGGATCCCGGAAATGGCGCAGCTTATCCTGCCGCTAAGTCTTTTCCTTGGCCTGCTCATGACGCTTGGGAAACTCTACACCGAGAGTGAAATCACGGTGATGCATGCCTGTGGCCTGAGCAAAGCGGTGCTGGTCAAAGCCGCCATGATACTGGCGCTGTTCACGGGTATCGTTGCGGCGGTGAATGTGATGTGGGCGGGTCCTCTGTCTTCTCGCCATCAGGACGAAGTGCTGGCCGAAGCGAAAGCCAACCCCGGCATGGCGGCGTTAGCCCAGGGGCAGTTCCAGCAGGCAACCGACGGGAACTCCGTGCTGTTTATTGAGAGCGTTGACGGCAGCAAATTCAACGATGTCTTCCTGGCGCAGCTGCGTCCTAAAGGTAACGCGCGTCCTTCTGTGGTGGTTGCCGACTCCGGTCAGCTTGCTCAGCGCAATGATGGTTCTCAGGTCGTGACGCTGAACAAAGGCACCCGTTTCGAAGGCACCGCGATGCTGCGTGACTTCCGCATTACGGATTTCCAGAACTATCAGGCCATTATCGGCCATCAGACCGTGGCGCTCGACCCAACGGATACCGAGCAAATGGACATGCGTACCCTCTGGAATACCGATACCAACCGAGCGCGTGCTGAGTTCCACTGGCGTATTACGCTTGTCTTCACCGTGTTTATGATGGCGCTGATTGTCGTTCCGCTGAGCGTGGTGAACCCGCGTCAGGGACGCGTGCTCTCTATGCTGCCAGCGATGCTGCTTTACCTGATCTATTTCCTGCTGCAAACCTCGATTCGTTCCAACGGCGCGAAGGGTAAGCTGGACCCTATGGTCTGGACATGGTTCGTTAACAGCCTGTACATCTTACTGGCGCTGGGGTTAAACCTGTGGGATACGGTGCCTGTGCGCCGCATACGTGCCCGATTCTCGCGTAAAGGAGCCATCTAA
- the pepA gene encoding leucyl aminopeptidase produces the protein MEFSVKSGSPEKQRSACIVVGVFEPRRLSPIAEQLDKISDGYISALLRRGELEGKPGQTLLLHHVPNVLSERILLIGCGKERELDERQYKQVIQKTINTLNDTGSMEAVCFLTELHVKGRNTYWKVRQAVETAKESLYSFDQLKTNKSEPRRPLRKMVFNVPTRRELTSGERAIQHGLAIAAGIKAAKDLGNMPPNICNAAYLASQARQLADAYSKNVITRVIGEQQMKELGMHSYLAVGNGSQNESLMSVIEYKGNPAEDARPVVLVGKGLTFDSGGISIKPAEGMDEMKYDMCGAAAVYGVMRMVAELQLPINVIGVLAGCENMPGGRAYRPGDVLTTMSGQTVEVLNTDAEGRLVLCDVLTYVERFEPEAVIDVATLTGACVIALGHHITGLMSNHNPLAHELISASEQAGDRAWRLPLGDEYQEQLESNFADMANIGGRPGGAITAGCFLARFTRKYNWAHLDIAGTAWRSGKAKGATGRPVALLSQFLLNRAGFNGDE, from the coding sequence ATGGAGTTCAGTGTAAAAAGCGGTAGCCCGGAGAAACAGCGGAGTGCCTGCATCGTTGTGGGCGTCTTTGAACCACGCCGACTCTCCCCGATCGCCGAACAACTCGATAAAATCAGTGACGGCTATATTAGCGCCCTGCTGCGCCGTGGCGAACTGGAAGGCAAACCTGGGCAGACGCTGTTACTGCACCATGTTCCGAACGTACTGTCAGAGCGCATTCTGCTGATTGGCTGCGGCAAAGAACGCGAGCTGGATGAACGTCAGTACAAGCAGGTGATTCAGAAAACCATCAATACGCTGAATGATACCGGTTCAATGGAAGCGGTATGCTTCCTGACCGAGCTGCACGTTAAAGGGCGTAACACCTACTGGAAAGTGCGTCAGGCAGTCGAAACGGCAAAAGAGAGCCTGTACAGCTTCGATCAGCTGAAGACCAATAAAAGCGAGCCGCGTCGTCCGCTGCGTAAAATGGTCTTTAACGTGCCAACCCGTCGCGAGCTGACCAGCGGCGAGCGCGCCATCCAGCACGGTCTGGCGATTGCCGCCGGTATTAAAGCGGCAAAAGATCTCGGCAACATGCCGCCGAACATCTGTAACGCCGCTTACCTCGCCTCTCAGGCGCGCCAGCTGGCCGACGCCTACAGCAAAAACGTGATTACCCGCGTCATCGGCGAACAGCAGATGAAAGAGCTGGGAATGCACTCTTACCTGGCGGTGGGTAACGGCTCTCAGAACGAATCCCTGATGTCGGTTATCGAGTACAAGGGCAACCCGGCCGAAGACGCGCGCCCTGTCGTGCTGGTCGGTAAAGGCCTGACCTTCGATTCCGGCGGTATCTCCATCAAGCCTGCCGAAGGCATGGACGAGATGAAATACGACATGTGCGGCGCGGCGGCGGTTTACGGCGTGATGCGCATGGTCGCGGAACTTCAGCTGCCGATCAACGTGATCGGGGTCCTGGCGGGCTGCGAAAACATGCCCGGCGGTCGCGCGTATCGCCCGGGTGACGTCCTGACCACCATGTCTGGCCAGACGGTAGAAGTGCTGAACACCGACGCCGAAGGCCGTCTGGTACTCTGTGACGTGTTGACCTACGTTGAGCGCTTCGAGCCGGAAGCGGTCATTGACGTCGCCACCCTGACCGGTGCCTGTGTGATTGCCCTTGGCCACCACATTACCGGCCTGATGTCTAACCATAATCCGCTGGCACACGAGCTGATTAGCGCCTCGGAGCAGGCCGGTGACCGCGCATGGCGTCTGCCGCTGGGGGATGAATATCAGGAGCAGCTGGAGTCTAACTTCGCGGATATGGCGAACATTGGCGGACGTCCTGGCGGGGCAATCACCGCGGGATGCTTCCTGGCGCGCTTTACCCGCAAGTACAACTGGGCGCACCTGGATATCGCGGGCACCGCATGGCGCTCCGGTAAGGCCAAAGGCGCAACCGGTCGTCCGGTGGCGCTGCTGTCGCAGTTCCTGCTCAATCGTGCGGGTTTTAACGGCGACGAGTGA
- the holC gene encoding DNA polymerase III subunit chi — MKNATFYLLDNDTHQEGLSAVEQLVCEIAAERWRAGKRVLIACEDEQQAIRLDEALWARPPESFVPHNLSGEGPRGGAPVEIAWPQKRNSSARDILISLRIDFADFATAFTEVVDFVPYEESLKQLARERYKAYRLAGFNLNTATWK, encoded by the coding sequence ATGAAGAATGCAACGTTCTACCTTCTGGACAACGACACCCATCAGGAGGGACTCAGCGCCGTCGAACAGCTGGTGTGTGAAATTGCCGCAGAACGTTGGCGCGCAGGCAAACGCGTGTTGATAGCCTGTGAAGATGAGCAGCAGGCGATTCGTCTCGATGAAGCGCTGTGGGCCCGCCCGCCGGAGAGCTTTGTTCCGCATAACCTGTCAGGCGAAGGGCCACGCGGCGGGGCGCCGGTGGAAATTGCCTGGCCGCAAAAGCGCAACAGCAGCGCGCGCGACATTCTGATTAGCCTGCGGATAGATTTTGCAGATTTTGCCACCGCTTTCACAGAAGTGGTAGACTTTGTCCCTTACGAAGAATCCTTGAAACAACTGGCGCGCGAACGCTATAAAGCGTACCGCCTGGCTGGTTTTAACCTGAATACGGCAACCTGGAAATAA
- a CDS encoding valine--tRNA ligase: MEKTYNPRDIEQPLYEHWEQQGYFKPNGDESKESFCIMIPPPNVTGSLHMGHAFQQTIMDTMIRYQRMQGKNTLWQAGTDHAGIATQMVVERKIAAEEGKTRHDYGRDAFIDKIWQWKAESGGTITRQMRRLGNSVDWERERFTMDEGLSNAVKEVFVRLYKEDLIYRGKRLVNWDPKLRTAISDLEVENRESKGSMWHIRYPLADGAKTADGKDYLVVATTRPETLLGDTGVAVNPEDPRYKDLIGKFVVLPLVNRRIPIVGDEHADMEKGTGCVKITPAHDFNDYEVGRRHALPMINILTFDGDIRESAEVYDTKGNESDVYSSDIPAEFQKLERFAARKAIVAAVDALGLLEEIKPHDLTVPYGDRGGVVIEPMLTDQWYVRADVLAKPAVEAVENGSIQFVPKQYENMYFSWMRDIQDWCISRQLWWGHRIPAWYDNEGNVYVGRSEDEVRQENNLSADVALRQDEDVLDTWFSSALWTFSTLGWPENTDALRQFHPTSVMVSGFDIIFFWIARMIMMTMHFIKDEDGKPQVPFHTVYMTGLIRDDEGQKMSKSKGNVIDPLDMVDGISLEELLEKRTGNMMQPQLAEKIRKRTEKQFPNGIEAHGTDALRFTLAALASTGRDINWDMKRLEGYRNFCNKLWNASRFVLMNTEDQDCGFNGGEMTLSLADRWILAEFNQTVKAFRDALDSYRFDIAAGILYEFTWNQFCDWYLELAKPVMNGGTEAELRGTRNTLITVLEGLLRLAHPVIPFITETIWQRVKVIAGINADTIMLQPFPAFDAAKVDEAASADTEWLKQAIVAVRNIRAEMNIAPGKPLELLLRGCSEAAVRRVTENNTFLKTMARLESITVLPADDKGPVSVTKIIDGAELLIPMAGLIDKDAELARLAKEVAKVDVEIGKIESKLANEGFVARAPEAVIAKERERLVAFADAKTKLIEQQAVIAAL; this comes from the coding sequence ATGGAAAAGACATATAACCCACGCGATATCGAACAGCCGCTTTACGAGCACTGGGAACAGCAGGGCTATTTCAAGCCTAACGGCGACGAAAGCAAAGAGTCCTTCTGCATCATGATCCCGCCGCCGAACGTCACCGGCAGTTTGCATATGGGTCATGCTTTCCAGCAGACCATCATGGACACCATGATCCGCTACCAGCGCATGCAGGGCAAAAACACCCTGTGGCAGGCGGGGACTGACCACGCGGGTATCGCGACCCAGATGGTGGTTGAGCGTAAAATTGCCGCTGAAGAAGGGAAAACCCGCCACGACTACGGTCGCGACGCGTTCATCGACAAAATCTGGCAGTGGAAAGCGGAATCTGGCGGCACCATTACCCGTCAGATGCGCCGTCTCGGCAACTCCGTGGACTGGGAGCGCGAGCGCTTCACCATGGATGAAGGCCTTTCCAACGCCGTGAAAGAAGTCTTCGTCCGCCTGTATAAAGAAGACCTGATTTACCGCGGCAAGCGCCTGGTTAACTGGGATCCAAAACTGCGCACCGCGATTTCCGATCTGGAAGTGGAAAACCGCGAGTCTAAAGGCTCCATGTGGCACATCCGCTATCCGCTGGCCGACGGCGCAAAAACCGCTGACGGTAAAGATTACCTGGTGGTCGCGACCACCCGTCCGGAAACCCTGCTGGGCGATACCGGCGTGGCCGTTAACCCGGAAGATCCGCGTTATAAAGATCTGATTGGCAAATTCGTGGTGCTGCCGCTGGTAAACCGCCGTATTCCGATTGTGGGCGACGAACACGCCGACATGGAAAAAGGCACCGGCTGCGTGAAAATCACCCCGGCGCACGACTTCAACGACTATGAAGTGGGCCGTCGTCACGCCCTGCCGATGATCAACATTCTGACCTTCGACGGCGATATCCGCGAAAGCGCAGAAGTGTACGACACCAAAGGCAACGAATCCGACGTTTATTCCAGCGACATCCCGGCCGAGTTCCAGAAGCTGGAACGCTTTGCCGCGCGTAAAGCCATCGTGGCTGCCGTTGACGCACTCGGCCTGCTGGAAGAGATCAAACCTCACGATCTGACCGTGCCATACGGCGACCGTGGCGGCGTGGTTATCGAGCCAATGCTGACCGACCAGTGGTACGTGCGTGCCGACGTGCTGGCGAAACCGGCTGTGGAAGCGGTTGAAAACGGCAGCATTCAGTTCGTGCCGAAGCAGTACGAAAACATGTACTTCTCCTGGATGCGCGATATTCAGGACTGGTGTATCTCCCGTCAGCTGTGGTGGGGTCACCGTATCCCGGCATGGTACGACAACGAAGGCAACGTGTACGTTGGCCGCAGCGAAGATGAAGTGCGCCAGGAAAACAACCTGAGCGCTGACGTTGCCCTGCGTCAGGACGAAGACGTGCTGGATACCTGGTTCTCCTCCGCGCTGTGGACCTTCTCCACCCTCGGCTGGCCAGAAAACACCGACGCGCTGCGTCAGTTCCACCCAACGAGCGTGATGGTGTCCGGCTTCGACATTATCTTCTTCTGGATTGCCCGCATGATCATGATGACCATGCACTTCATCAAAGACGAAGACGGCAAGCCGCAGGTTCCGTTCCATACCGTCTACATGACCGGTCTGATCCGCGACGATGAAGGCCAGAAGATGTCCAAATCCAAGGGTAACGTCATTGACCCGCTGGATATGGTTGACGGTATTTCTCTGGAAGAGCTGCTGGAAAAACGCACCGGCAACATGATGCAGCCTCAGCTGGCGGAGAAAATCCGCAAGCGCACCGAGAAGCAGTTCCCGAACGGGATTGAGGCTCACGGTACCGACGCCCTGCGCTTCACCCTGGCAGCGCTGGCCTCGACCGGCCGTGACATCAACTGGGACATGAAGCGTCTGGAAGGTTACCGTAACTTCTGTAACAAGCTGTGGAACGCCAGCCGCTTCGTGCTGATGAACACCGAAGATCAGGATTGCGGCTTCAACGGCGGCGAGATGACCCTCTCCCTGGCCGACCGCTGGATCCTGGCGGAATTCAACCAGACCGTGAAAGCGTTCCGCGACGCGCTGGACAGCTACCGCTTCGATATCGCGGCGGGCATTCTGTATGAATTCACCTGGAACCAGTTCTGTGACTGGTATCTGGAGCTGGCGAAGCCGGTCATGAACGGCGGCACTGAGGCGGAACTGCGCGGCACGCGCAACACGCTGATTACCGTTCTGGAAGGCCTGCTGCGCCTGGCGCATCCGGTTATTCCATTCATCACCGAGACCATCTGGCAGCGCGTGAAGGTGATTGCAGGCATCAACGCCGACACCATCATGCTGCAGCCGTTCCCGGCGTTCGATGCGGCTAAGGTTGATGAAGCGGCGTCTGCGGATACCGAGTGGCTGAAGCAGGCGATCGTGGCGGTACGTAACATTCGTGCTGAAATGAACATCGCGCCGGGCAAACCGCTGGAGCTGCTGCTGCGCGGCTGTAGCGAAGCGGCCGTTCGTCGCGTCACCGAGAACAACACCTTCCTGAAAACCATGGCGCGTCTGGAAAGCATCACCGTGCTGCCTGCTGATGACAAAGGTCCGGTTTCCGTGACCAAAATCATCGACGGCGCCGAGCTGCTGATCCCGATGGCGGGTCTGATCGACAAAGACGCTGAGCTGGCTCGTCTGGCGAAAGAAGTGGCGAAAGTCGACGTGGAAATTGGCAAAATCGAAAGCAAGCTGGCGAACGAAGGCTTTGTTGCCCGCGCGCCGGAAGCGGTCATCGCGAAAGAGCGTGAGCGTCTGGTTGCCTTCGCCGATGCGAAGACCAAACTGATTGAGCAGCAGGCGGTTATCGCTGCCCTGTAA
- a CDS encoding GNAT family N-acetyltransferase: MSVITPVATTMRRIAEQDNPAIAAVIRTVSAEYGLTADKGYTVADPNLDALFQLYSQPGHAYWVIEQNGQVVGGGGVAPLSCSEPDICELQKMYFLPTARGQGLAKKLALMALDHARKQGFTRCYLETTAFLKEAIGLYEHLGFEHIDAPLGCTGHVDCEVRMLKSL; this comes from the coding sequence ATGAGCGTGATTACCCCCGTCGCGACGACGATGCGCCGGATCGCTGAGCAGGATAACCCGGCTATCGCCGCCGTTATTCGCACCGTTTCTGCCGAATATGGCCTGACGGCTGACAAGGGCTACACGGTTGCCGACCCGAATCTGGACGCGCTTTTCCAGCTCTACAGCCAGCCTGGTCATGCCTACTGGGTCATCGAGCAGAACGGCCAGGTCGTGGGCGGCGGCGGCGTGGCGCCCCTCAGCTGCAGCGAGCCGGATATCTGCGAACTGCAGAAAATGTATTTCCTGCCAACGGCACGCGGACAAGGACTGGCAAAAAAGCTGGCGCTGATGGCGCTGGATCACGCGCGCAAGCAGGGTTTTACCCGCTGCTACCTGGAAACGACCGCCTTCCTCAAAGAGGCCATCGGCCTGTATGAACATCTGGGCTTTGAGCATATCGATGCGCCGCTGGGCTGTACCGGCCACGTTGATTGCGAAGTCAGAATGCTGAAAAGTCTGTAA
- the ahr gene encoding NADPH-dependent aldehyde reductase Ahr encodes MSKIKSYAAPQAGAELELYEYDAGELKAEDVEVQVDYCGICHSDLSMIDNEWGFSSYPLVAGHEVIGRVVALGSAAQDKGLKVGQRVGIGWTARSCGHCDACISGNQINCLEGAVPTILNKGGFADKLRADWQWVIPLPDSIDIESAGPLLCGGITVFKPLLMHHITATSRVGVIGIGGLGHIAIKLLHAMGCEVTAFSSNPAKEKEVLAMGADKVVNSRDPDALNALAGQFDLIINTVNVDLDWQPYFEALAYGGNFHTVGAVMKPLPVPAFTLIGGDRSISGSATGTPYELRKLMKFAGRTKVAPTTELYPMSKINEAIQHVRDGKARYRVVLKADF; translated from the coding sequence ATGTCGAAGATAAAAAGCTACGCCGCACCGCAGGCGGGTGCAGAACTTGAGCTGTACGAGTACGATGCGGGCGAACTAAAAGCAGAAGACGTCGAAGTACAGGTTGATTACTGCGGGATCTGCCACTCGGATCTCTCGATGATCGACAACGAATGGGGCTTCTCCAGCTATCCGCTGGTTGCCGGGCACGAAGTTATTGGCCGCGTCGTGGCGCTCGGTAGCGCCGCGCAGGACAAAGGGCTCAAAGTGGGCCAGCGCGTGGGCATTGGCTGGACGGCACGCAGCTGCGGTCACTGCGATGCCTGTATCAGCGGCAATCAAATCAACTGCCTCGAAGGCGCCGTTCCCACCATTCTCAACAAAGGTGGTTTTGCCGATAAACTGCGCGCCGACTGGCAATGGGTTATCCCGCTGCCGGACAGCATTGATATCGAATCCGCCGGTCCGCTGCTGTGTGGCGGCATCACCGTCTTCAAGCCGCTGCTGATGCACCATATCACCGCCACCAGCCGCGTCGGCGTCATCGGTATCGGCGGACTGGGGCATATTGCCATTAAGCTGCTGCACGCGATGGGCTGTGAAGTCACGGCGTTCAGCTCGAACCCGGCGAAAGAGAAAGAAGTGCTGGCGATGGGGGCGGATAAAGTGGTGAACAGCCGCGATCCGGACGCGCTGAACGCGCTGGCGGGTCAGTTTGACCTGATCATCAACACCGTGAACGTCGATCTCGACTGGCAGCCGTACTTTGAAGCGCTGGCTTACGGCGGTAACTTCCACACCGTGGGTGCGGTAATGAAGCCGCTGCCGGTTCCGGCGTTTACCCTGATCGGTGGGGATCGCAGCATCTCCGGTTCTGCAACCGGTACGCCGTACGAGCTGCGCAAACTGATGAAATTCGCCGGACGCACCAAAGTGGCGCCGACCACCGAACTGTATCCGATGTCAAAAATCAACGAAGCGATCCAGCACGTGCGCGACGGCAAAGCCCGCTACCGCGTGGTGCTGAAAGCAGATTTCTGA